CCTCGGACCGGTATGGTCTGAACGATATGATCAGCCTTCTGTCACCCGCCGCCGATCCCATGATCGAGGAGATCGCCCGGCAGGCGCAGGCCCTCACCAGACAACGATTCGGCAGAACCATGGGGCTTTTCGCCCCTTTATACCTGTCCAGCAGCTGCACCAACTCCTGCGTTTACTGCAGCTTCAACACGGCCAACCCGATCCGGCGAGTTACTCTCAGCTCCAATCAGGCAAGATCCGAAGGCGTCTATCTGCACGACCAGGGATTCCGGCACATCCTGCTTGTCTCCGGGGAGGACCGCAAAGCGGCCGGACCCGATTATCTGGTTGAGGTGGTAAGGCAGCTCAGACCATTGTTCGATTCCATCTCCATTGAAGTCTACCCTATGGAAACGACCGAATACAGGAAACTTGCCGAAAACGGTGTGGATGGACTGGCCGTCTACCAGGAGACCTACAACACCGTACGTTATGGCAAGGTACACCGGGCCGGCCGAAAGAGGGACTTCCGCTGGAGGCTGGAAACACCGGAAAGGGGCGGCGAGGCGGGCTTTAGACGCATCGGGCTCGGCGCTCTGCTGGGTTTGAGCGATTGGAGGATCGAGGCCGTATTTCTCGCTCTCCATGCCCGATACCTGATGCGCAGGCATTGGAAATCACAGTTGACCATCTCTTTCCCCAGGCTCCGGCCGGCAGTTGGAAGCTATTGTCCACCCTGTCCGGTGACGGATCGGGACTTTGTCCATATGCTGACCGCGTTTCGCCTCTTCCTTCCTGACGGGGGGCTCGTGCTTTCCACCCGCGAGTCACCCCTTCTGAGGGATCACCTGATATCCCTCGGGGTCACCTCCATGAGCGCCGGGTCCTGTACCGAGCCTGGAGGATACACACAGCACGACGGATCTGAAGGGCAGTTTCAGATATCGGACCACCGGAGCCCTGTTGAGATCGCCGAGGTCATACGAAGGCATGGTTATGATCCCATCTGGAAGGACTGGGACGCCGAGTTCGTACGTTAATATGTGATGGACGTTTTGCGATGGTATCAAATGAATGCCCGCAAAAGGAGTTCGTAAGGAGAATGACAATGGAGATAGATGTAAATGGTGAGAGACAAACCATGGTGTATCCGCTGACGGTGGCAGAACTCCTCTGTGAACTTGCCATCGATCCGAAGACTGTGATCGTGGAACGAAACATGAAAATATTGAAACGGGAGGATCACGGGGCTCAATCTCTTGCAGAGGGTGATGTCCTGGAGATCATTCAGATGGTGTCCGGTGGCTAGCGCACGGAGGAGGAAAAGGATTGAGGATTTCCGGGGCATTGATATCTATCCGGTGACCTGCGAAAATCTGTCGTCGGGAAGATCCAACATGGAGGTCCTCGACGGGCTGATCAGGGGCGGGGCCCGCATCGTGCAATTGAGAGACAAGGATGCCTCAAAAGGTGATCTTTACCAGGTGGCCATGCGCTTCCGTGAAATAACCTCGAAAGCCGGTATCCTGCTGATCATCAACGACCACGTCGACATTGCCCTTGCAGTGGACGCGGACGGCGTTCACCTGGGCCAGGACGATCTGCCGGTGGAAGCGGCACGCCGTATAGGTCCTGACCTTCTCGTGGGAATATCAACGCACACACTGGGCGAGGCCTTGGCTGCGCAGTCCAGTGGGGCGGACTACATCAACATCGGTCCCATATTTTACACCGGCACAAAGGGAGGGATCAGCGATTTCCTGGGACCGGAAGCCATAACCGCAATAGGCAGCGGTCTTGAGATCCCGTTCACCGTCATGGGGGGCATCAAACAAACAAACATTCACGAGGTGCTCGCACGGGGAGCGAGGCGAATCGCGGTTGTCACTGCTCTGACGCAGGCCACGGACATCGCCGCGGCTGTACGGGCCATGAGGGGCGCCATTTCGAACTGGAATGGATAGTGACGCAGATCCACAAATTCGGGAAGCATGAAAACCTGCTCTGACCCCGGATCACCCATCATGCTCTCCCACACTGAAAGTCAAGGCGCCTGACTTTTCAGTTTAAACATCTCCAGTAACCCTTTCAGTATCAGGAGTGCCCATGGAGCGCCGTGTATTATGAAATCGAACCAGTCAAGGGGCCGAACCAGCTTTCCCCTGACCAGCATCTTAAGCTTCTCCCAGATATGGGGGGGAGCGAAAGGCGCCAGACCCAGCGTCAGGCACACAACAATCAGGATCGTCCAGTCCAGTTTCGCAAGCCATTGAGTAAATGCATGGAACATGAAAAAACCTCCATTTGAAAAAATTCGGGGAATCAACCTCCTGTCTGATGGACTTTTTTCGAGGCTATCGAATTCTTTTACCTTCACCAATTTAAAGGGTCAATCGAAGAATTGTGCTAAACTCTTTTTTTAGGGAGGACATTTTGTATGCCGGGACACCTTGTACTTGTGGGTGGCGGTCATGCCCACCTCACGACCCTGTCTAACATCAGAAAGTTTATCGCTCGCGGGCACCGGGTGACCGTCATAGGTCCGTCACCTTACCATTACTACTCCGGCATGGCTCCAGGAATGATTTCCGGCCTGTACCGACCCCAGGAGATCCGCTTCAACATCCGGAAGATGGTGGAAGACCGGGGAGGCGAA
This genomic interval from bacterium BMS3Abin14 contains the following:
- the thiH gene encoding 2-iminoacetate synthase; the protein is MTFFDEMQLHPWDQVEKDLMHRTTVDVERALSSDRYGLNDMISLLSPAADPMIEEIARQAQALTRQRFGRTMGLFAPLYLSSSCTNSCVYCSFNTANPIRRVTLSSNQARSEGVYLHDQGFRHILLVSGEDRKAAGPDYLVEVVRQLRPLFDSISIEVYPMETTEYRKLAENGVDGLAVYQETYNTVRYGKVHRAGRKRDFRWRLETPERGGEAGFRRIGLGALLGLSDWRIEAVFLALHARYLMRRHWKSQLTISFPRLRPAVGSYCPPCPVTDRDFVHMLTAFRLFLPDGGLVLSTRESPLLRDHLISLGVTSMSAGSCTEPGGYTQHDGSEGQFQISDHRSPVEIAEVIRRHGYDPIWKDWDAEFVR
- a CDS encoding sulfur carrier protein ThiS, with protein sequence MEIDVNGERQTMVYPLTVAELLCELAIDPKTVIVERNMKILKREDHGAQSLAEGDVLEIIQMVSGG
- the thiE_2 gene encoding thiamine-phosphate synthase, translated to MEVLDGLIRGGARIVQLRDKDASKGDLYQVAMRFREITSKAGILLIINDHVDIALAVDADGVHLGQDDLPVEAARRIGPDLLVGISTHTLGEALAAQSSGADYINIGPIFYTGTKGGISDFLGPEAITAIGSGLEIPFTVMGGIKQTNIHEVLARGARRIAVVTALTQATDIAAAVRAMRGAISNWNG